The proteins below come from a single Procambarus clarkii isolate CNS0578487 chromosome 44, FALCON_Pclarkii_2.0, whole genome shotgun sequence genomic window:
- the LOC138350222 gene encoding zinc finger protein 497-like: MSTSYKDYEDVIDIFTQLDNLSKESDVSVTTHPLHEETEEQGARMLRYIGETSAVCPKESGQEFTLLKPVEDTGEKLEDSSSVTTYPLHEETEEQGASMLRYIGETSAVCPKESGQEFTLLKPVEDTGEKLEDSSSVTTYPVHEETEEQGASMLRNIGETSAVCPKESGQEFTLLKPVEDSGEKSEVSPKYGEGSTVLRRRRAVHSGEKSEVSPKYGEGSTVLRRRKAVHSGEKSEVSPKYGEGSPLPKKRRAVRSGVKPTLCDRYPGEKSEVFPKSGQEFPLLKTVEQGRLGHTGEKLEACPESGERSTLLKKQMVADRPSCYQCGKTFSDRSGLNKHMLVHTGVKSHVCEECGKKFLRNDYLQQHLMAHSGDKHFLCKHCGKRFCRLGNLNDHMMGHNGTRPHMCHVCDKLFSRPDYLKDHMVVHMI; this comes from the coding sequence ATGAGTACCtcttacaaagattacgaagacgTTATTGACATATTCACTCAACTTGACAATCTTTCGAAAGAGAGTGATGTGTCTGTCACGACTCATCCTCTGCATGAGGAGACTGAGGAACAGGGCGCCAGAATGCTGCGGTACATTGGTGAGACGTCAGCAGTGTGTCCCAAGGAGTCTGGGCAAGAATTTACACTACTGAAGCCTGTGGAAGACACTGGTGAGAAGTTAGAAGACTCATCCTCTGTCACGACTTATCCTCTGCATGAGGAGACTGAGGAACAAGGCGCCAGTATGTTGAGGTACATTGGTGAGACGTCAGCAGTGTGTCCCAAGGAGTCTGGGCAAGAATTTACACTACTGAAGCCTGTGGAAGACACTGGTGAGAAGTTAGAAGACTCATCCTCTGTCACGACTTATCCTGTGCATGAGGAGACTGAGGAACAAGGCGCCAGTATGTTGAGGAACATTGGTGAGACGTCAGCAGTGTGTCCCAAGGAGTCTGGGCAAGAATTTACACTACTGAAGCCTGTGGAAGACTCTGGTGAGAAGTCAGAAGTGAGTCCCAAGTATGGGGAAGGATCTACAGTACTGAGGAGACGAAGGGCTGTACATAGTGGTGAGAAGTCAGAAGTGAGTCCCAAGTATGGGGAAGGATCTACAGTACTGAGGAGACGAAAGGCTGTACATAGTGGTGAGAAGTCAGAAGTGAGTCCCAAGTATGGGGAAGGATCTCCACTACCGAAGAAACGGAGGGCGGTACGTAGTGGTGTGAAGCCTACGTTATGTGACCGGTATCCTGGTGAGAAGTCAGAAGTATTTCCCAAGTCTGGCCAAGAATTTCCACTACTTAAGACTGTGGAACAAGGCAGGCTGGGGCATACTGGTGAGAAGTTAGAAGCGTGTCCAGAGTCCGGGGAAAGATCTACACTACTGAAGAAGCAAATGGTGGCAGATAGGCCGTCATGTTACCAGTGTGGGAAAACCTTCAGCGACCGCAGTGGCTTAAACAAGCACATGCTCGTCCATACTGGCGTTAAATCTcacgtgtgtgaagagtgtgggaAAAAGTTCCTTCGAAATGATTATTTGCAGCAGCACCTGATGGCCCACAGTGGTGATAAACACTTCCTGTGCAAGCACTGCGGGAAAAGATTCTGCCGACTTGGCAACTTGAATGATCACATGATGGGACATAATGGTACGAGACCTcacatgtgtcatgtgtgtgatAAACTATTCAGCAGACCGGACTATCTGAAGGACCACATGGTGGTTCATATGATTTGA